The proteins below are encoded in one region of Scomber japonicus isolate fScoJap1 chromosome 24, fScoJap1.pri, whole genome shotgun sequence:
- the pjvk gene encoding pejvakin isoform X2 yields MFAAATKNFVKQVGDTGRLIPVPSLSEADRYQPLSLVTKKRKRHFWKKTKCASTPFSLKDILVGEKEITAGVSSYQLLNYEDKSDVALNGRLGNHIINDVGFNISGSDSVAVKASFGIVTKHELEVPTLLRELNSRKVDLDHCLVRQSRESGRSILCVVVESIRTTRQCSLTVHAGMRGTTMRFQIDDGRNPKGRDKAIVIPAHTTIAFSICELFFRLDGRLDDRTFEELTHSDTYMDDMVTDYYEKAASMTDVSTTYLRESSHTRVNLLKHNIPKGPCSLCGMGNQKRETVYGCLECSAGGQKYVRLHVVPCFDLWHKTLR; encoded by the exons ATGTTCGCCGCAGCCACTAAGAACTTTGTGAAGCAGGTTGGAGACACGGGGAGGTTGATCCCCGTCCCGAGCCTGAGCGAGGCCGACCGATATCAACCTCTCAGCCTGGTCaccaagaagaggaagaggcatTTTTGGAAGAAAACCAAATGCGCCTCCACTCCTTTCTCATTGAAAGACATCCTGGTAGGGGAGAAGGAGATCACTGCAG GAGTGTCGTCCTATCAGCTCCTCAACTATGAAGACAAATCAGACGTAGCCCTCAACGGTCGATTGGGGAACCACATCATCAACGACGTGGGGTTCAACATCAGCGGGTCCGACTCTGTGGCCGTTAAAGCCTCCTTTGGCATCGTGACCAAACATGAACTGGAGGTGCCAACGCTACTACGAGAGCTCAACTCCAG GAAAGTGGACCTGGATCACTGCCTGGTTCGTCAGTCTAGAGAGAGCGGACGGAGCATCCTCTGTGTCGTGGTGGAGAGCATCCGCACCACACGCCAGTGCTCTCTGACGGTCCACGCTGGGATGAGAGGGACCACCATGAGG TTTCAAATCGACGACGGCAGAAACCCAAAAGGTCGAGACAAGGCCATCGTCATCCCGGCTCACACCACCATCGCCTTCAGCATCTGCGAGCTGTTCTTTCGACTTGACGGGCGGCTCG ATGACAGAACATTTGAAGAACTCACCCACTCTGACACCTACATGGATGACATGGTGACCGACTACTACGAGAAAGCCGCCAGCATGACGGACGTGTCCACCACCTACCTGAGGGAGAGCTCCCACACGCGGGTCAACCTCCTCAAGCACAACATCCCCAAGGGCCCCTGCTCGCTGTGCGGCATGGGAAACCAGAAGCGGGAAACTGTTTACGGCTGTCTGGAGTGCTCAGCCGGGGGCCAAAAGTATGTCCGGCTGCACGTGGTGCCCTGTTTCGACCTCTGGCACAAAACGCTGaggtga
- the pjvk gene encoding pejvakin isoform X1: protein MFAAATKNFVKQVGDTGRLIPVPSLSEADRYQPLSLVTKKRKRHFWKKTKCASTPFSLKDILVGEKEITAGVSSYQLLNYEDKSDVALNGRLGNHIINDVGFNISGSDSVAVKASFGIVTKHELEVPTLLRELNSRKVDLDHCLVRQSRESGRSILCVVVESIRTTRQCSLTVHAGMRGTTMRFQIDDGRNPKGRDKAIVIPAHTTIAFSICELFFRLDGRLDICVAPESQGGFEREQIREQLGGFIGRFSMGRLRRFLSGIIYGNPFRADDRTFEELTHSDTYMDDMVTDYYEKAASMTDVSTTYLRESSHTRVNLLKHNIPKGPCSLCGMGNQKRETVYGCLECSAGGQKYVRLHVVPCFDLWHKTLR, encoded by the exons ATGTTCGCCGCAGCCACTAAGAACTTTGTGAAGCAGGTTGGAGACACGGGGAGGTTGATCCCCGTCCCGAGCCTGAGCGAGGCCGACCGATATCAACCTCTCAGCCTGGTCaccaagaagaggaagaggcatTTTTGGAAGAAAACCAAATGCGCCTCCACTCCTTTCTCATTGAAAGACATCCTGGTAGGGGAGAAGGAGATCACTGCAG GAGTGTCGTCCTATCAGCTCCTCAACTATGAAGACAAATCAGACGTAGCCCTCAACGGTCGATTGGGGAACCACATCATCAACGACGTGGGGTTCAACATCAGCGGGTCCGACTCTGTGGCCGTTAAAGCCTCCTTTGGCATCGTGACCAAACATGAACTGGAGGTGCCAACGCTACTACGAGAGCTCAACTCCAG GAAAGTGGACCTGGATCACTGCCTGGTTCGTCAGTCTAGAGAGAGCGGACGGAGCATCCTCTGTGTCGTGGTGGAGAGCATCCGCACCACACGCCAGTGCTCTCTGACGGTCCACGCTGGGATGAGAGGGACCACCATGAGG TTTCAAATCGACGACGGCAGAAACCCAAAAGGTCGAGACAAGGCCATCGTCATCCCGGCTCACACCACCATCGCCTTCAGCATCTGCGAGCTGTTCTTTCGACTTGACGGGCGGCTCG ATATTTGTGTGGCTCCAGAGTCTCAGGGGGGATTTGAGAGGGAGCAGATCAGGGAGCAGCTGGGTGGTTTCATCGGTCGCTTCTCCATGGGCCGACTGCGCCGCTTCCTGTCAGGGATCATCTACGGAAACCCCTTCAGAGCAG ATGACAGAACATTTGAAGAACTCACCCACTCTGACACCTACATGGATGACATGGTGACCGACTACTACGAGAAAGCCGCCAGCATGACGGACGTGTCCACCACCTACCTGAGGGAGAGCTCCCACACGCGGGTCAACCTCCTCAAGCACAACATCCCCAAGGGCCCCTGCTCGCTGTGCGGCATGGGAAACCAGAAGCGGGAAACTGTTTACGGCTGTCTGGAGTGCTCAGCCGGGGGCCAAAAGTATGTCCGGCTGCACGTGGTGCCCTGTTTCGACCTCTGGCACAAAACGCTGaggtga